In Naumovozyma castellii chromosome 1, complete genome, one DNA window encodes the following:
- the ATG10 gene encoding E2-like conjugating enzyme (ancestral locus Anc_4.12): protein MIQYDEYCKQLQKCYQELRIYDDPLCQGCNILPDELVIQLRIPKMVESLCDSRSLSNIEVRIKYSQIYQEPILLLRLWEFEYDDENDVQILKQYFPKNIKDFLSLESWVQIELDIFSNDNKFPLRSPVWYYIHPCDTSAIVGDNEEAHNDYLSRWFSVFLLNWLEIVR from the coding sequence ATGATCCAGTATGATGAATATTGCAAACAACTACAGAAGTGCTACCAAGAGCTGAGAATATATGATGATCCCCTTTGTCAAGGCTGTAACATTCTTCCCGATGAACTAGTTATTCAATTAAGAATACCGAAAATGGTTGAATCTCTCTGTGACTCAAGATCACTTTCCAATATCGAAGTACGAATAAAGTATTCACAAATTTACCAGGAGCCGATCCTTTTACTAAGATTATGGGAGTTTGAATATGATGACGAAAATGATGtacaaattttaaaacaataCTTTCctaaaaatataaaagaTTTCCTATCACTCGAAAGCTGGGTTCAAATTGAACTAGatatcttttcaaatgataacAAATTTCCATTGAGATCACCTGTTTGGTATTATATACATCCTTGTGATACGTCGGCAATCGTTGgagataatgaagaagcaCATAATGACTATCTTTCTAGATGGTTCAgtgtttttcttcttaacTGGTTAGAAATTGTACGATAA
- the ARR3 gene encoding Arr3p gives MKGQAKHTMRRGTWTQIVRKLSWMDILLPFTIILSIIIGLVISEYCNNARKPFTPSPHQNLVGVSIPLAVGMIIMMLPPLCNVEWEILPSYIWSPYIGRQLIYSLVINWIICPFIMFGLAWLVLFKEPEYREGIIMIGMARCIAMVITWNQISGGDMMLCVVIVIINSVLQMILYAPYQIFFSYVITGTSYDHHLNIYSDVAKSVGVFLGIPLGAGFIIRFISFALVGKKRFNEKVMPLIKPWGLIGFHYTIIVIFIGNGHSFLHHIGSAFLCFVPLTLYFLITWFSCFFIMRILTRSKRAPHPDNTIDNDNDGDYDESECNCEKQLLIGNKHYGKSTCSADFAVTMTQCFTAASNNFELSLAVAVSLYGNSSKQAIAATFGPLLEVPILLILAIISKYFEQAFIWKDSKVVEEEDVTNEL, from the coding sequence ATGAAAGGACAAGCTAAGCACACTATGAGACGTGGTACGTGGACACAGATTGTAAGGAAACTATCTTGGATGGATATTTTACTTCCATTTACTATTATTCTATCAATTATTATAGGTCTTGTCATTTCAGAATACTGTAACAATGCAAGAAAACCTTTTACCCCATCTCCACATCAAAACCTAGTCGGGGTTTCCATTCCTTTAGCGGTTGGTATGATCATTATGATGTTACCACCTTTGTGTAATGTAGAATGGGAAATACTGCCATCCTACATCTGGAGCCCATATATTGGCAGACAACTGATCTATTCACTTGTGataaattggataatttgTCCATTTATAATGTTTGGCTTGGCGTGGTTAGTATTGTTTAAGGAACCAGAGTATCGTGAAGGTATTATAATGATAGGTATGGCAAGATGTATCGCAATGGTAATTACGTGGAACCAAATATCCGGAGGAGATATGATGCTTTGTGTCGTGATAGTCATTATTAATTCTGTTCTACAAATGATATTGTACGCACCttatcaaatattcttcagTTATGTCATAACTGGGACTTCCTATGATCATCATCTAAACATTTACAGTGATGTTGCCAAATCTGTAGGTGTTTTTTTAGGGATACCACTGGGAGCAGGGTTTATCATTAGATTTATAAGCTTTGCACTAGTTGGTAAAAAGAGATTCAATGAAAAGGTAATGCCATTAATTAAACCATGGGGATTGATCGGTTTTCATTATACCATTATTGTGATCTTTATCGGAAACGGGCATAGCTTCTTGCATCACATTGGATCTGCATTCCTTTGCTTTGTTCCTTTAACCCTTTACTTTTTAATTACATGGTTCAGCTGCTTTTTCATCATGCGAATTTTAACTAGAAGCAAACGGGCACCCCATCCTGACAATACCATTGATAACGATAACGACGGCGATTATGATGAATCAGAATGTAATTGTGAAAAACAGCTGCTAATTGGCAATAAACATTATGGAAAGTCAACCTGCAGTGCAGATTTTGCTGTGACTATGACTCAATGTTTTACTGCAgcttcaaataatttcgAACTGTCATTGGCTGTTGCCGTTTCCTTGTATGGAAACTCCAGTAAACAAGCAATTGCTGCTACATTTGGTCCCTTATTGGAGGTCCCGATCTTATTAATCCTAgcaattatttcaaaatattttgaacaagCGTTTATATGGAAAGATAGCAAAGTTGTTGAGGAGGAGGATGTCACGAATGAACTGTAG
- the ARR2 gene encoding Arr2p, with the protein MSKDLVTLISAKDLYEWCTLSKRDFVIIDLRVDDFNKGHIKGAWNFPTIGQFKDEDLIRLATQLDSISKNFDCTHRTKVIFHCSSSRGRGPRVALQFKNYCDQNGCQDKYESCVLVLGFNGWISLCEKENNFDLISNTS; encoded by the coding sequence ATGAGTAAAGATTTAGTTACATTAATAAGTGCCAAGGACCTTTATGAGTGGTGTACCTTATCCAAAAGAGACTTTGTCATTATCGACTTGAGAgttgatgattttaataaGGGACATATTAAAGGAGCTTGGAATTTTCCTACTATAGGGcaatttaaagatgaagatttaattCGTTTAGCAACTCAATTGGATAGTATATCCAAGAATTTTGACTGTACACATAGAACAAAAGTCATTTTTCATTGCTCTTCTTCAAGGGGACGGGGACCAAGGGTAGCATTACAATTTAAGAACTATTGCGATCAAAATGGTTGCCAAGATAAGTATGAGAGCTGTGTACTAGTACTGGGGTTCAATGGGTGGATTTCATTGTgtgaaaaagaaaataattttgatttaatttccaATACTTCTTGA
- the RPL8B gene encoding 60S ribosomal protein eL8 (ancestral locus Anc_4.8), with amino-acid sequence MAPGKKVAPAPFGAKSTKSTKAKNPLTNSTPKNFGIGQSIQPKRNLSRYVKWPEYVRLQRQKKILSIRLKVPPTIAQFQYTLDRNTASETFKLFNKYRPETAAEKKERLTKEAAAIAEGKTRQEASPKPYVVKYGLNHVVSLIENKKAKLVLIANDVDPIELVIFLPALCKKMGVPYAIVKGKARLGTLVNQKTSAVAALTEVKAEDEAALAKLVSTINANFTDKYDDVKKHWGGGIMGNKAQAKIAKKAKASESA; translated from the coding sequence ATGGCTCCAGGTAAGAAAGTTGCTCCAGCTCCATTCGGTGCTAAGTCCACCAAGTCTACTAAGGCTAAAAACCCATTGACCAACTCTACTCCAAAGAACTTTGGTATTGGTCAATCCATCCAACCAAAGAGAAACTTGTCCAGATACGTCAAATGGCCAGAATATGTCAGATtacaaagacaaaagaaGATCTTGTCCATTAGATTGAAGGTTCCTCCAACCATTGCTCAATTCCAATACACTTTGGACAGAAACACTGCTTCTGAAACTTTCAAGTTGTTCAACAAGTACAGACCAGAAACTGCTgctgaaaagaaggaaagattGACTAAGGAAGCCGCTGCCATTGCTGAAGGTAAGACTAGACAAGAAGCTTCTCCAAAGCCATACGTTGTCAAGTACGGTTTGAACCATGTTGTCTCCTTGATTGAAAACAAGAAGGCTAAGTTGGTTTTGATTGCTAACGATGTCGACCCAATTGAATTGGTCATTTTCCTACCAGCTTTGTGTAAGAAGATGGGTGTTCCATACGCTATTGTCAAGGGTAAGGCTAGATTAGGTACTTTGGTTAACCAAAAGACCTCTGCCGTCGCTGCTTTAACCGAAGTTAAGGCTGAAGACGAAGCTGCTTTGGCTAAGTTGGTCTCCACCATTAACGCTAACTTCACTGACAAATACGATGATGTTAAGAAGCACTGGGGTGGTGGTATCATGGGTAACAAGGCCCAAGCCAAGATTGCTAAGAAGGCTAAGGCTTCCGAATCTGCTTAA
- the NCAS0A03030 gene encoding sugar porter family MFS transporter, whose protein sequence is MSDVAENTPETAENSSPEVPQTSGSQSVLSDNSIKAENESFKENSEDANDVVVEIPKKPASAYVTISIFCCMIAFGGFLSGWDTGTIGGFLAHPDYLRRFGQHHKDGTHYFSNVRTGLVVSIFNIGGLIGCLVLGDLANRIGRKMALVAVVIIFMVGLIIQIASINKWYQYFIGRIISGLGVGAISIFSPMLLSEVAPKHLRGTLGSMYQLMVTMGIFLGDCTNYGTKKYSNSVQWRVPLGLSFAWCLFMIAAMFFVPESPRYLVEVGKVEEAKRSIATSNQVSIDDPAVQAEVDLISSGVEAERLAGNASWVELFSTKGKNIQRLFMCCMLQCLQQLTGCNYFFYYGTVIFQAVGMKDSYQTAIVFGIVNFASTFVALYVVDRFGRRKCLMWGAAAMVCCYVVYASVGVTRLYPDGIKHKDTNSSKGAGNCMICFSCFFIFCFACTWAPICWVVVSESFPLRIKPKGMALANGCNWFWNFLISFFTPFITGAINFYYGYVFMGCMVFAYFYVFFFVPEMKGLTLEEVNELWEDGVLPWKSPDWVPSSRRGADVDMDAFQKDDKPLFKKMFGRK, encoded by the coding sequence ATGTCTGACGTTGCTGAAAACACACCTGAAACTGCTGAAAATAGCTCCCCAGAGGTCCCACAAACCTCTGGTTCTCAATCTGTTTTATCAGATAACTCGATTAAGGCTGAAAACGAAAGCTTCAAAGAAAACAGCGAAGATGCCAACGACGTTGTCGTCgaaattccaaagaaacCTGCATCCGCTTATGTTAccatttccattttttgttGTATGATTGCGTTTGGTGGTTTCTTATCTGGCTGGGATACAGGTACCATTGGTGGTTTCTTAGCCCATCCTGATTATTTAAGAAGATTTGGTCAACATCACAAAGATGGTACTCATTATTTCTCTAATGTGAGAACTGGTTTGGTGGTCtctatttttaatattggTGGTTTGATTGGTTGTTTGGTCTTAGGTGATTTGGCTAACAGGATTGGTCGTAAAATGGCTCTTGTTGCTGTcgttatcattttcatggTTGGTTTAATCATTCAAATAGCTTCTATTAACAAATGGTaccaatatttcattggTAGAATTATTTCAGGTTTAGGTGTCGGTGCTATCTCCATTTTTTCTCCAATGTTGTTATCTGAAGTCGCCCCAAAGCATTTAAGAGGTACTTTAGGTTCTATGTATCAATTGATGGTTACCATGGGTATTTTCTTAGGTGATTGTACTAATTATGGTACCAAGAAATACAGTAATTCGGTTCAATGGAGAGTCCCATTGGGTCTATCCTTTGCCTGGTGTCTGTTTATGATCGCTGCAATGTTTTTTGTCCCAGAATCTCCACGTTATCTAGTGGAAGTTGGTAAAGTTGAAGAAGCAAAGAGGTCCATTGCTACTTCAAACCAAGTGTCTATTGATGATCCAGCTGTTCAAGCAGAAGTTGATTTGATTAGTTCTGGTGTTGAAGCTGAAAGATTAGCTGGTAATGCCTCATGGGTGGAATTATTCTCTACTAAAGGTaagaatattcaaagattatttatGTGTTGTATGCTACAATGTTTACAACAATTGACTGGTTGTAACtattttttctattatGGTACCGTTATTTTCCAAGCTGTTGGTATGAAGGATTCTTACCAAACCGCCATTGTCTTCGGTATTGTTAATTTTGCCTCCACGTTCGTCGCTTTATATGTCGTTGATCGTTTCGGTCGTCGTAAGTGTTTAATGTGGGGTGCTGCTGCCATGGTTTGTTGTTACGTTGTTTACGCTTCTGTTGGTGTCACTCGTCTATACCCAGATGGTATTAAGCATAAAGATACTAACTCCTCTAAGGGTGCTGGTAACTGTATGATTTGTTTCTCgtgtttctttattttctgcTTTGCTTGCACCTGGGCTCCAATTTGTTGGGTTGTCGTTTCTGAATCCTTCCCATTGAGAATTAAGCCAAAGGGTATGGCCTTAGCTAATGGTTGTAACTGGTTCTGGAActtcttaatttcattctttACTCCATTTATCACTGGTGCTATTAACTTCTATTACGGTTACGTCTTCATGGGCTGTATGGTCTTTGCTTACTTCTacgtcttcttcttcgttcCAGAAATGAAGGGGTTGACTTTAGAAGAAGTTAACGAATTATGGGAAGATGGTGTCTTGCCATGGAAATCGCCAGATTGGGttccttcttcaagaaGAGGTGCTGATGTCGATATGGATGCATTCCAAAAGGATGACAAGCCATTGTTCAAAAAGATGTTTGGTAGAAAGTAA
- the FPS1 gene encoding Fps1p (ancestral locus Anc_4.10), protein MENNYERDRNTADSNENANKPSRQGLDEIFSATNNDHQSNQPQENVRDQQKRPPQPTNISSINNNNNNNNNNDEIEDDYDYEMQDYKPIPFTSNSKPTTTYIPQYVVGGQNHFQMHEVIPNSDMTHLEMNNNNNGTYQDSNSNSNNNNNPNYRPRGATVSSNVLNLEGFYTKGSEDVGTNPGSSTLRRRNTDAGSQHSGVTNPTKASAIHEYDETHPGNVPIMVKPKTLYQNPQTPTVLPSTYHPINRWSILKQTYLKEFLAEFMGTMVMIIYGSAVVCQVLAGGQISQNTFNDSLAELANDPNVDAGTLKVIKSMEQIISTVPFGTFDDIALGWAAAVVMGYFCAGGSAISGAHLNPSITISNFIYRGFPAKKVPYYLLGQLLGAFAGALILFIYYKKVIEEAYPEYWKTETVASMFCVFPKPFLSTSRQFISEFLCGAMLQAGLFGLTDPYTCLSSDLFPLMLFILIFVIMSSLDYQTGTAMNLARDLGPRLALYAVGFDRKMLWIDHHHFFWVPMVAPIIGALTGGLVYDICIYQGHESPVNWPFSVYKEMIMRLWIRRPGWKNRTRARRTSEFSDFSYNDDVTNGNSLSKNGDEANMYDLTKSKSAKSDLSTEVPEKSVQFKSVQRDKRFKGGIPTILEEEESMETTSLGAITSNSESLIGSFSTTSSPEARKIR, encoded by the coding sequence ATGGAGAATAATTATGAGAGAGACAGAAATACCGCAGattcaaatgaaaacgCCAATAAACCAAGTCGACAAGGGCTAGATGAGATCTTTTCTGCCACAAATAATGATCACCAATCTAACCAACCACAGGAAAATGTAAGAGACCAACAGAAAAGACCTCCCCAACCGACGAATATTAGCAGTattaacaataataacaataataacaataataatgacgagattgaagatgattacGATTACGAAATGCAAGATTATAAACCCATACCATTTACTTCAAATAGTAAACCCACTACTACTTATATTCCACAATACGTCGTTGGTGGACAAAACCATTTCCAGATGCATGAAGTTATACCAAACTCAGACATGACTCATTTGGAGAtgaataacaataataatggcaCCTACCAGGATAGCAACAGCAATagtaacaataataataatccaaattatAGACCCAGGGGAGCCACCGTGTCAAGTAATGTTCTAAACCTGGAAGGTTTTTACACAAAGGGTTCCGAAGATGTGGGGACAAATCCTGGAAGCTCTACCctgagaagaagaaatacAGATGCAGGTAGTCAACATTCAGGTGTCACCAATCCAACGAAGGCATCTGCAATTCatgaatatgatgaaactCATCCAGGAAATGTTCCAATCATGGTGAAGCCAAAGACTTTGTATCAAAACCCACAAACCCCAACAGTTTTGCCATCCACGTATCATCCTATTAATAGATGGTCCATCTTAAAGCAAACTTATTTAAAAGAATTCTTGGCTGAATTTATGGGTACAATGGTTATGATCATCTATGGATCTGCAGTAGTTTGTCAAGTCTTAGCAGGTGGCCAAATATCACAGAATACATTCAATGATTCCCTAGCTGAACTGGCTAATGATCCAAATGTCGATGCAGGTACCTTAAAGGTGATAAAGTCGATGGAACAGATAATATCTACTGTCCCATTTGGTActtttgatgatattgcATTAGGTTGGGCCGCTGCAGTGGTAATGGGTTATTTCTGTGCTGGTGGTAGTGCTATATCAGGTGCTCATTTGAATCCTTCTATTACCATTTCTAATTTCATATATAGGGGATTCCCTGCAAAGAAAGTTCCATATTATCTGTTGGGTCAATTACTTGGTGCCTTCGCTGGCGCgttaatattattcataTACTACAAGAAGGTTATAGAAGAAGCCTATCCCGAGTATTGGAAAACTGAAACTGTCGCTTCAATGTTTTGTGTTTTCCCAAAACCTTTCTTATCGACTTCTAGGCAATTTATTTCGGAGTTCTTATGTGGTGCCATGCTGCAAGCTGGTCTTTTTGGGTTGACTGATCCTTATACATGTTTATCATCTGATCTGTTTCCATTAATGCTGTTCATTCTGATTTTCGTTATTATGTCTTCCTTAGATTATCAAACTGGTACAGCAATGAATTTAGCTCGTGATTTAGGTCCAAGACTAGCACTATACGCAGTTGGGTTTGATCGGAAAATGTTGTGGATTGATCACCATCATTTCTTTTGGGTTCCAATGGTTGCCCCCATTATTGGTGCATTAACAGGTGGGTTAGTATATGATATTTGTATTTATCAAGGTCATGAATCTCCAGTGAATTGGCCATTCTCCGTATACAAAGAGATGATTATGAGATTATGGATTAGGAGACCCGGTTGGAAAAATAGAACCAGAGCAAGAAGAACTTCAGAGTTCAGTGATTTTTCGTATAATGATGATGTCACTAATGGTAATAGTTTATCAAAGAATGGTGATGAGGCAAATATGTATGATTTGACGAAAAGTAAAAGTGCAAAGTCAGATCTATCTACAGAAGTACCAGAAAAATCTGTTCAATTTAAGTCTGTTCAAAGAGATAAGAGATTTAAGGGTGGGATTCCCACTATccttgaagaagaagagtcGATGGAAACCACATCTTTGGGAGCAATCACTTCAAATTCAGAATCATTGATAGGTTCTTTTTCGACAACTTCTAGCCCAGAAGCAAGGAAAATTCGTTGA
- the NCAS0A02980 gene encoding uncharacterized protein (ancestral locus Anc_4.13): MWSIAKNNMPLKAGRYNMYFLRGLTTHQQPSIPNMKTFRVYRWNPDTPAKKPFLQSFQVNLNECGPMVLDALLKIKNEQDSTLSLRRSCREGICGSCAMNIGGRNTLACICKIDPNNNKELKIYPLPHMFIIKDLVPDLTNFFQQYKSIQPYLQRKNFPEAGKEIRQSITDRKKIDGYYECILCACCSTACPSYWWNQEEYLGPAALLQAYRWLVDSRDQAGKARKEMLENSMSLYRCHTILNCTKTCPKGLNPALAIAEIRKKLAVF, from the coding sequence ATGTGGTCGATTGCTAAGAACAATATGCCATTGAAAGCTGGTAGATATAATATGTACTTTCTTAGAGGTTTAACAACACATCAACAACCTTCAATTCCTAATATGAAGACGTTTCGGGTTTATAGATGGAATCCAGACACTCCAGCAAAGAAACCATTCCTTCAGTCATTCCAGGTTAACCTCAATGAATGTGGTCCTATGGTCCTCGATGCCCTACTAAAGATTaaaaatgaacaagattCTACCCTTTCTCTAAGACGTTCTTGTAGAGAAGGAATATGTGGTTCCTGTGCCATGAACATAGGAGGGCGAAACACCTTAGCATGCATTTGTAAAATTGATcctaataataataaagagTTGAAGATCTATCCATTGCCACATATGTTTATCATCAAAGATTTGGTACCAGATTtaaccaatttttttcaacaatATAAATCTATTCAACCGTATTtacaaagaaagaatttcCCAGAGGCGGGGAAGGAGATACGGCAATCCATTACTGATCGTAAGAAGATTGACGGTTATTATGAGTGCATTCTCTGCGCATGCTGTTCAACCGCCTGTCCTTCATATTGGTGGAACCaggaagaatatttagGTCCTGCCGCGTTGCTTCAGGCATATCGTTGGTTGGTTGACTCAAGAGATCAAGCTGGTAAGgcaagaaaagaaatgtTGGAGAATTCAATGTCATTATATAGATGTCACACAATTTTAAATTGTACCAAAACATGTCCAAAGGGTCTAAATCCAGCTTTAGCAATTGCTGAAATTAGGAAAAAGTTGGCAGTCTTCTAA
- the FRE6 gene encoding putative ferric-chelate reductase: MKCMTKSIFCFCILFGLTAQGRFLELTPRHDKWEKNSVLACATYLTQFEWDHSKGPRYYSTLCSYEPAFGSWTICINHMINENNRLNPQLLFNKSIETVRECCSCAGSQTGISMEYYYNSLYNASLHTKIDDGNIKDAFVTYPITVNETMRRKLGNAYHFHAYNLDISNYYGVLLSVFFVCVFIISTFFNYVDHTGLNTIVFKFKVLNYIRGYLTLPTLLTHHAEYSSYKNIIIGLFPTRLESIILFSYLLLHMLLLCIDYHYDPYNLLFKSKSLQLTRLLADRAGILAFAQFPLIILFSTRNNVFEFFTGFRYSTFIMFHKWIGRIMVLDSMLHGVCYSIYALRSKIWETSAKQLYWQFGVFSLWVALIMLILSLGIVRRHYYETFLYTHIVLAILFFYSCWKHVAKLGWKEWIVASLVIWTMERITRVIRMINFGFPSAKLQLFGEDLIKVTIPKGNWKIQPGQYAYAYFMHPLIFWQSHPYTVMEAKGSLELIVRAKKGASKTIWKSCVKNGDSMKMRISLEGPYGLERGLHTFHSVLFLAGGTGLPGPLFHAIELGTLLTNGSKKTIHLMIVVRGQDILQAFRHELNKLKELKVEVTIYNTESEPTSAEHATDLTLQRESAVDSNTPLLSTRNTLSELQNFVQVFNRRPKIEKIIRTECRASKSLAIVTCGPPKFVDNIRNLTAKQVISNPDHDIEYFEEFQCW; the protein is encoded by the coding sequence atgaaGTGCATGACAAAGTCAATCTTTTGCTTTTGCATACTGTTTGGATTGACCGCTCAGGGAAGATTTCTCGAATTAACTCCAAGGCACGATAAATGGGAGAAGAATTCTGTACTTGCCTGTGCAACATATCTCACACAATTTGAATGGGATCATTCCAAAGGGCCTCGGTACTACTCAACATTGTGTTCATATGAACCGGCATTTGGATCATGGACAATCTGCATAAATCATATGATTAACGAAAATAATCGATTGAATCCTCAACtcttatttaataaaagtATAGAAACTGTACGAGAGTGCTGTTCCTGTGCTGGATCCCAAACAGGAATTTCAATGGAATATTACTACAATTCACTTTATAATGCATCTCTTCATACCAAAATCGATGATGGGAATATTAAAGATGCATTTGTCACATATCCGATAACTGTAAATGAAACAATGAGAAGGAAACTTGGCAATGCATATCATTTCCATGCTTATAATCTGGATATTAGTAATTATTATGGTGTGTTATTATCAGTCTTCTTCGTATGTGTATTTATAATCTCAACATTCTTTAACTATGTGGACCATACAGGATTGAATACCATCGTATTCAAGTTTAAAgtattgaattatattAGAGGATATCTGACATTGCCAACGTTATTAACTCATCATGCGGAGTACAGCAGttacaaaaatataatcatAGGTTTATTTCCTACAAGACTGGAATCAATTATTCTCTTTTCATACTTACTATTGCACATGTTACTATTATGCATTGATTACCATTATGACCCATACAACCttttattcaaatcaaagaGCTTACAATTGACAAGATTATTAGCAGATAGGGCCGGAATTTTGGCGTTTGCACAATTCCCATTAATAATCTTATTCAGCACAAGAAATAAcgtttttgaattttttacAGGCTTTCGATACTCAACTTTTATAATGTTTCATAAGTGGATTGGCAGAATTATGGTGCTGGATTCAATGCTTCATGGTGTAtgttattcaatttatgCATTGAGATCAAAAATTTGGGAAACCTCTGCTAAACAGTTATATTGGCAGTTTGGCGTTTTTTCCCTCTGGGTAGCGTTAATCATGCTGATACTTTCACTAGGTATAGTCAGACGTCATTATTACGAAACTTTCCTTTACACTCATATTGTGTTGGCTATCCTCTTTTTTTATTCATGTTGGAAACACGTTGCAAAATTAGGATGGAAAGAATGGATTGTAGCATCATTAGTAATCTGGACCATGGAAAGAATTACACGAGTTATAAGAATGATTAATTTTGGTTTCCCTAGCGCCAAATTACAGTTATTTGGGGAAGATCTTATCAAAGTTACCATTCCAAAGggaaattggaagattcAGCCAGGACAATATGCATATGCATATTTTATGCACCCGCTTATATTTTGGCAGTCACATCCATACACTGTGATGGAAGCAAAAGGTTCATTAGAATTGATAGTAAGAGCAAAGAAGGGTGCCAGTAAAACCATCTGGAAGAGCTGTGTTAAAAATGGTGACTCTATGAAAATGAGAATTTCATTGGAAGGGCCATATGGATTGGAGAGGGGTCTCCATACTTTCCATTCGGTGTTGTTTTTGGCAGGAGGAACAGGTTTGCCAGGCCCATTATTTCACGCAATTGAATTAGGTACACTTTTGACAAATGGCTCTAAGAAGACAATTCATCTAATGATCGTCGTTAGAGGTCAGGATATTTTACAGGCATTCAGGCatgaattgaacaaattgaaagagtTAAAGGTTGAAGTCACAATTTATAATACTGAAAGCGAACCTACATCTGCAGAACATGCCACTGATTTAACTCTTCAAAGAGAATCAGCTGTGGATTCGAATACGCCATTACTGTCAACGAGGAACACTTTATCTGAGTTGCAAAATTTTGTGCAAGTATTTAATCGTCGACCCAAAATCGAGAAGATAATCAGAACGGAATGCAGAGCTTCAAAGTCACTTGCAATTGTTACCTGTGGACCGCCCAAATTTGTAGATaatataagaaatttaaCTGCAAAACAAGTCATAAGTAACCCAGATCATGATATCGAATATTTCGAGGAGTTTCAATGCTGGTAG